aatgagttctcccagtctgtcctcatgtcGGGGGTTGGCCCCActcaggtgcagcaccttgcacttagacttgttgaacttAATTTAGGTTAATGTGGGCCCACTTTTctagcttgtccaggtccctttggatggcatcccttccttctgttgtatcaactgcaccactcagcttagtgtcatctgcaaacttgccaAATGTGCAATTGATCCAGTTGCCTATATCattgataaatatattaaaaagtacCAGTCACAAGGGCAGTACTCTCCTGATATATCCTCTACTGTATcaattcaaataaattatagtagatgtgtttttctcctttttttttttttttacatagtgAAAATTCCATGATTCATGATTCTAATGTTCTGTGGttctgtactgggtctggctgcgATCAATTTAACTTCACCCAcggcagcccacacagtgctgtgctctccaCATGTTGCTGGAACTGACTTGGTATCACACCACACACACCCTCCAAAATCCAGTAGACTgagggtgggcaagaggtggggaggggtcATCACCAGGGCAACTGACCTAAACTGTCCAAAGGGACATTCAATGCTATATGATGTCACGCttagcaataaaagctggggaagCAGGAGAAAGGGAGGCTCTTGTTATGGAAATGTCTGTCTTCTCAAACAACTGCTATgtgtattgaggccctgcttccccaGGCTGTGGCTGAACATTGTTTGCTGCTGGGAAGAAGAGAATAattgtttctccttttggtTCTGTGtggcctttgcttttgtttcattaaacaGCACCTATATCAAACccaagcttttctttcctccatctCATATTCTTCACCTAGCCCTGCTGatgagggggagtgagagcagTTGAGTGGTAACTAGCTGCCCATCGGAGTTAGACAACAATAGGTTTTGCGTGACACAGTGCAAGCTATAGCCAGTTCATCTTTGGCAGTGTTGTAAACTGACTACTTTGTAGGAAAGTCAGGTTGAGATTTTCTGTGGACTGAAACACCTCCTCAAGTTTCTTTTGTTGGGAAAATTTCCACGGAGAAATAAgttatgtgtttgtgtttttattttatttatttatttaacggCAATTACTATATTTGATAAATCTAAAGAGTTTGATAGGTTATTTGAAGTAAGTTGCAAATAGCCTTGAAGTATATGCTATGTGCATCTCACATACATTATTTCATGCCTTAGTCTGTggtatgccttttttttctgaagcaagtGCATGTTGCTCCaatgctaaaaataattaataataataataataataataataataataaaatacttctctTGTATTCCCAATTCAGGACACATAAAACATGAACTATGTTCTTGAAATATGTGGAACCATAGGTGCAAGTGGATTCTTTACCTGTGATTTACCAATCATCTAGATTAATTGAACTCTGATTTCCAATGCTTTCATTCTTGCTTATGGCAGAACTCTTAAGAGAGTAATAACAGCTATATAATGTTCCATATTATTGTACCACttgcttccctttcctcctgtcTTAGAGTGCAAGTGCCCTTTGCAAGTACAACACAGATGTATTCCGTTCTGGATTTATACAAGCACAGAAGTTATCACCTGCTAGATTTAAAAACTTAGAATAGCTTCATAAATGTTTACACAAAGTGTCAAACCCCTTCAGATGTCATGAATTATAGCAGTTCAATCTTGGGCACAAGTAAGTAATATTTAAATCATTGACTGTCACTTACTAAGAATTTTCTGCAGCTCCTTCGTCTCAAACATTTGGTATAAACTGATTTGTCTTGGTAAAGTAACACAGGAAAAATCCATGGGACTAATGTGTTTAAATCTGTTAGgtattcaaaatacatttttttttagctttttttttgtttgttttacaacaGGTATATTAAAATTATGTTGACCTCCTCCTCCGAACATGCTATAAGACTTGATTCAGATTGTTGATGTGGGGAGTCTTGTATGGAAGGCTGTTGGGGTTTACTGTAGCATTCTTTGACTAATTAATCTTAGCCTGATTACCTTTTTTCCCTGGCGTTGACAAGGCTACTAAaatttctttatattaaaaacaataataaaaatataataccCAGGACTTtaactattttcctttttatttgctATTCATGTAAAGCAAACTGACTCCATAACCAACATGATAAAAATATGtctgtaaaatcacagaatctcaAAACAGCTGTGACTAGAAGTTAAGGACCTAAAACCTTGAGAGCAAGAGTGAACATAACCTCTTCctattttaagaaagaattaaGAGCCAAAGGTTCAGGGACTGTGAGGCTATCTGCATTAAGAACagataaaatattgttttccaaTTCTGCTGTTGTCAGTTTTATTCATTCCTGGCCTAAGAAGGTGTTTTAGCTGGAGGTAAAGTTTGAGATAGTTCTAAATTCTGCAAACAAAGACTCAATAACAAGAACTGAAACAATCGTAAAATCAGTGTTTGATACAAAGTCGCTTATTACCATTTCCTGTTCTTAAGGAGAAGGCACAATAAGGTATAAAGGTAAAGATTGTGTTAGAATATAAATTCATTTCATGAGTGGTTCATCCAAAAGTCCCATTTGCTTCACTGGGAGTGTCTCCATTGATTTTGATTAACTTATTAACTCCAATGGAATACCATATATAGATCCAGTGGCAACTATTCACAAGAATTCAAATACCAAATGTGACTTGAATTTGGACAAAAgtctaaaaataatgtttaacaCTCCAAATTCAATGCAATCTCTCAAACTATTCCAACATCTCGCCCAGCTACTcgtattttccattttctatctCCTAATAAAAGCTTTGGAAATGAATCAAACTAGTAATATTCCCATAATGTAAAGAATGTCAGGCTTTAACAAGCTGAAATTTGAAGCCTAATCTATCATGTAGATAGAACTCTGTCCAAAAAATCAGGTGATCAGGTGCTAAAATAAACAGTAGTTTAAATATTCTAGATAGTCATTAGTTATATTTACCTTTTCATACAATGTCAGTTTTTGAGGTATTTTGTCATACATTAGCATGTATTTTTAGATCATGTTTAATAATTTGTACCAATAACAAATCTGGAAGCAGTATAACTGTTTTTCAGAGATGGGCTTAAGATCGACTACTGTAGTATAACCAGTAAAACAATGACTGAAGAAGTTCCAAATGATTGTAGTGGACTTTTTTATACTCTAAGGAAGAGGAGTAGGACTTTGTGGCAAACGGTGTTAAAGTACTTTTGTATCTACTAGCAGCCACAAGTCCAGTGCTCCACTGAAGTCCAGTCCAGTCATGCTACTACATTTTGGCTTTATGATCTCCCAAAGGGCTTTTGCTGTTTGTACAGTTGGTTCAGTCAGCTCGATATACGCAGACTGTGTCAGATCTAAGAATCTCAATCagttaaaaatcatttattttgctggataaattatttgcattttcttataTTACGATGTTTCCTACTACTTATTATTAGTGTAGACATATCAATAATATTACTTACCAGATGGTTTGTCAGTTGAAGTTGGAATACTAGTTACTGCAGGCATGGTTGGTAAGGTAGGTGGCAGAACCTTTGGATTCTGATCGCTCTGAATCTCATTAGTAGATATCTGGTTAATCAGGCGATTGTAAGTAGGAGGGTGGTACGCTTTGTTTGGTGGCTGTGGAGTTTGTGGAAGAGGCTTTATGGATGGCATTCTCTGACAGTGTTCTTCTAGCTGGGCAATTATTATTGACTGATTATTTGCAATTGACATCAAATGTTGGTACTTGTACTCTAAGTCTTTGTATTTGTTTGCAAGTTGCAACATGTCTGCAGTTTGGTTCAAAATCTTATTCTCAAGTTGGGAAAGTTCTAAGGCATTGTCCCGTTTCCGGATAATTTCATGTAGTAACTGCATATAGAGTTGTGTGACACGAGAGTTCATATTTCTGCTCTCTTTTCTTAAGAGCTTGACCTCATTAACAATCCCACCATCTACCTCCACCAATTGCTGGAGAGTTTCTATTTGTCTCTTTTGTTTAAGAAGTTCATTGTTAAGTAACTGTAATTCCTGTTTATTTACCCGGTTTTCAAGTAGAACCTCAGGTTCTTTAGAATTGACACAAATGGCACCTGTTACTCTCTGCTGAGGTACAATAAAGGTGTAAGTGCATTTGTCCTGTGTGTCACTGGAACGTTTATATCTGTTCATATAAATgaattcttgttctttttcttcatcattgCCTTCAAATTCCTGTGTTTTGCTTGCAGCAGTTCCCACAACAGCTATAAGCATTAAACAGATGAATCTTCTTGTCATCATGATCCTCTATTTATGGTTAAATATTCTTCTTCAAAGAACTTcgtaaaatctgttttaaaataaatttaacagtAAGTAACATATTGGAAATCTGtgcaagctttttaaaaaaataaataaatacaagataATCTGTTCTAAAACTGACGATAGAATATTACATAGtatttagaatcacagaatcatagaaacacaaggttggaaaggacttacaagatcatctggtccaactgtcatcctatcaccaatactacCCACTAAGCTACTAAATCATATCTCACAGTACCTTGTCCAGGCGCTTCTTGAACACTGCAaaggacagtgactccaccacctccctgggcaggctgttccagtgtctgaccacTCTTTGAGAGAGAGTTTTTCCTgatgtctaatctaaatttcTCTAGGTGCAACCTATGGCCATGTAAATTAGCTTGTCTGTGAAAAAAAGAGATAATTTTCTTGTCCCATATGAGCTCATGTCAGCTAAAGAGGGCATCATCTGGAATAACTGTGCTACACTGTGGTCAAAACTGTAGTTAGTAGTTGCCAGATTATCTAAAGCGTGTCAAGAATCCCAAGAAACCATGTAATAAATACCAGTATTTGAAGAGCCCTTCCTACCAGGCAAGTGCCACAAGTTTCCAaaatttatgattttatttaaacatatttatattttgtatatttacaaatataatccttaaaaattaatatcttttaaaacaaacaaaataatacgACAAGCTTATAGGCAACAGTTCTCTAGGAAACATGAACTTAGCATTGGCAATACTGCCATGAATGCCCTTGTCAGGGAACACTCTTGTATCAGTTGCATAAATACAACCTTGATGTCACGTATTTCTAATAGATTTGTTGGTTAATTTTAACATGCATGTATACATCTATCCTagttttcataattaaaaaaaaaaatccaatataGAGCTTCTTCAGTGTATAAAGCCTGCTTGATACTTTTTAAAACCAAGGCGGTgttatcaacattttttttctttgcttataaAACTTTTCACATGGAATAACCATTCAGTGTTTAAACGACTGTCATCTTACTGCTTGGTCATCTTTAGTACAATGTAATTTTATAAATGACATGACCTGTGATAGTAACAGCTATGAGAAACTCAAATGAGTCCAGCTGAGCACCACCAACATGGATAGATAGGGGCTAGCAGAGATGACGTATGAGGAGCATCAGAGCAAGCTAGGTTTGTTTAGCCTAGGAGAGGAGGTAAGAGACATACTCCTGCTGTTTTAAGCTGCTTAATGGGTGTTAGTAGAGAAGATGGATTCTTTTCAGAAGGGCACAGTGAAAGTACAAGGGTCAATGGATCCAAATTGCCTcaggaaaaatttattttggatttcAGAAAAGAGTTCCACAATGACAGCAGACAAGGACTGAagcagtgtcctggtttcagcagagatagttttcttcctagtagctagTATGGTGTAGTGTATTTtgggtttaggatgagaataatgctggtAGCACACCAGTGTTTTAgctgttacagagcagtgcttacacagagcagaaaggacttttcagcttctcatactgccctgccagcaagaaGGCCGGgtgtgcacaaggagctgggaggtaACACGGCCAGGCCATCTCATCCAAACTGGCCAAAAGGCTGTCCCATACTCTACGGTATCATGCAGAATGATAAAACTTAGGGGGAGTTAGGTGGGGGGGAGGCCACTGCTCAGGGGCATTGGTTGTCAAGTGATAAGCAGTTGTATTGGGCACCACTTGTTCTGTATAttcttttgtcatctttttttttcctcttccttttctatccTCTTAAACTGTCATTATCTCAATGCACgaggttggttttgttttgttttgttttttttttccctccccacccttttcttttttacacctttcccccccccccctttttctcattctctcccccatcccgcTGTGGGAAGCAGGATGCGTAaatgaacagctgtgtggtgctgagctaaATCACAAGAAGTCACACAAAGAGATGGTGGAATTTCCATTCCTGGAAATATATAAGATTTTGATTTAGGCAAGACACTGAGTGACGTGATCTAATGTTGAAGTTAGTTTTACGTTGTGAGAAGGTGGTGAGGTCCCAtccaatgtgatttttttttttatggatctAGGCAGCTACTGActtttaagtaatttttcttAGTTCCAAAATAATGATGGATATGCAggctttaattatttatactGAGAAGAGATATGGTTATTAGTCATGGTTATTAgtcattcacatttttctgttttgaaataaaccaaatacatttctgtaaatGCTTTTGTAAATGGTTCAAACAAACGTAAGCATTTGATCATTCATCAAATAAGATCATTCTCAAAGtttttggaaatgtatttttgcctcagtttcttATGCAGTTTGGAATaagctttttcattttgcaaacagaAGAGCATTGTACTTTACAGAACTTGTCAAGAATTTTGAAAACTCGACAGATAAATGTTTGGGATTTTATATGGTTTCTCTGAGTAAAGGAATGTTATTTGGAACCCTGGAAAATGGGGAACAGAAATTCACCCCAGACAGCAGTAACTTGCATAATCAAGATTTGCATAGCAAGTCACATTTAGAAATCATGGGAGTTTCCAGGCCTTGTATTACAGTATAGATGGACTGTTCTTGCAAATGTCTCTGACACAGTAGGTGTGATAtgggttttatttcagtgttttaattgAAATACCTTTCTTCCCCTCAAAAAAATGTAACTATTTTTACCCACTGAAaggaaacttaatttttttctctgagttcACTTTTGTCTGTTTACAGCATCTCATGTCCTTATTCAAGCATAGGATTTGGGGTGCACattcttttccaggctgaagaaatacagaagaacttataacagtttgtttttctccttttttttttttcttttttttttgttaaagaatTGTATAAGAAACCTTGGAACAGAGTTCATCAACCTCATCTTAACATA
This region of Anas acuta chromosome 20, bAnaAcu1.1, whole genome shotgun sequence genomic DNA includes:
- the ANGPTL2 gene encoding angiopoietin-related protein 2 — its product is MMTRRFICLMLIAVVGTAASKTQEFEGNDEEKEQEFIYMNRYKRSSDTQDKCTYTFIVPQQRVTGAICVNSKEPEVLLENRVNKQELQLLNNELLKQKRQIETLQQLVEVDGGIVNEVKLLRKESRNMNSRVTQLYMQLLHEIIRKRDNALELSQLENKILNQTADMLQLANKYKDLEYKYQHLMSIANNQSIIIAQLEEHCQRMPSIKPLPQTPQPPNKAYHPPTYNRLINQISTNEIQSDQNPKVLPPTLPTMPAVTSIPTSTDKPSGPWRDCLQALEDGHDTSSIYLVKPENTNRLMQVWCDQRHDPGGWTVIQRRLDGSVNFFRNWETYKQGFGNIDGEYWLGLENIYWLTNQGNYKLLITMEDWSGRKVFAEYASFRLEPESEYYKLRLGRYNGNAGDSFTWHNGKQFTTLDRDHDVYTGNCAHYQKGGWWYNACAHSNLNGVWYRGGHYRSRYQDGVYWAEFRGGSYSLKKVVMMIRPNPNTFH